AAGTAATTCCCAAAGAGGGCTCTTATCCCTCTCATTGAACCAAGAGAATAAAAGGTTTCAAGTCAATCTGCAACTTTAAAAGAGCTTGTCAAAAAACATCTGCTGCAACGCAGGATGCTGTGAGATGTCATACAGAAGAGAGGTGGGAGGTCTTTAAAAAGGGCCGTCTGTCAGCTGAAACAGTTAGTCTGCTTTTGAACTCACTCTGTGCAGAAGGAGCACGTCAGGCAATGCACTGAAGAACAGCGCCACATGACGAAGTggcattttcactttacagcaaATTCCTTTCCTTGGAGTGGAACTGAATAAATGACAAGGATCTCTTTGCTTCAATGTATGTGACAGAGGAGTCTGGTGTTTTCCATTGTCAAACACGTACCAGATGACCATCCTTGTGTCAACGCTGATTCAGAGCAAAGCTAAGGTAGGTGAGAACTTATTTACAATcactgcagagaaaacaaatgCACCAAAGATGACCTGGGCATTGCAATGCTGGAAAAGATCTGTGCATGCTTTTGTTTGTCTGTAGATAAAGTTTTTCTCGCTTGATTGAGGAGATTGATGACCTACATACAGATATCATAGACGGcatgaagaaaaacaatcaTGTGACAGGTGACATTTGCATCATGTGCTCCTGCATTTGCCACATGCCAGTCACATTAATAGTTTTATTCAATTACATTAATTTCATTATGTTTCATCATCAATCATCCAGTAGGCCTCCAATGGCAGGCAGAGGCTGGCATGATAATCTCTTAGCTCACACGAGGCATCTTGTTTCACTTTGCAGCTCACTTCTGTTGCCATCTTTGCTGCTTCAAATCAAACATCGCTGgattgttactttttttttatctgattttattgtTAAATCCATTAGGTCACATGATATTTTTCACTCTCCTTCAGGTCCTGGAAATAAATTTGCATGCATATTTTTGCCAAGCTCAGATTTATGAGGGATCACAAGACATGATCTTTAGAGGAAACAGAAAGAGTAAAACTTCACAAGTCAGTTTTAGATTAGGAACAGACAACAAATAATGGAGGGGGATACATGTTGTCTCTTGTGGTTTTTTAAGAATtgtcttttgtgtcttaatatATCTCAGAAGTCAAGAAAGGAACATATAAATCATGATTTATTGTTAAAGTTCAGGCTTTCTCTGGCATCTTTCATGACTTTTGGAATAGCAGGGGTCAAGTGACTCAAAGGGATGATTATCATGGAAGGTCAGACAGGCCAGACATTTTCCCTGCAGTGTGAAAAACACATGCTTGTATCCCATCTTTTAATCTTCAGTGGAAGTCCATCTGGGGTCCATTTTACTGTAAGAGTTGCCAAAAGGTGTTTGGTAGCAGACATCATTCAAGTCAGAGCACAATGCTGTCCACAGCCatgcttttttatgttaaagggCACTATTTGACCACAACTGGAACTAATCTCACATCAGCTTAGGTTCCTTTGAGGTCAAGCATGGTTAAGCGACCGCTACTGGAAGAGACGCGcgcagggggaaaaaaaaaaaaagaaaccctgaTACTTGAGACAAGACGCAGAGCTGTCATAAATAACAAACATAACGTGCAGAGGTAAAGGAAAGTTGCTGTTATCTTTGCAAGCAAGCAAGTTTTCTTAACACTGACTTTATGTAAACATTGTGAGGAACATTATGTACTGAAAAGCTGGAAATACTCAAATACATATACTGTCAAAGTGGTTTTGGCTCAATGACGAGGAAATTCCACTCAAGTTTGCTTTGAACTTTGTTTTCCctgtaaaatgatttaaaagagaACTCTCATGATGACGACTGTGGAGGGGAAAGTGAATAAGAGAGCGACTGAAGTGCATTCATCTTGAAATGGTTAAGGTTTAAGATGCCATAGTTGCCACTAATGCGTCCGTGGTTGAGCTTGATGGCTTTTCTATTTTAGAATATTTGTCTGCTTGAGCTTTCCTGCTGAATAAAAGTCCGCTGTGTATCTCTGAGCTGAGGGATTTAAAGATAATACATGGTTGTATCAGTTGCAGGTAAAGTGTCTGTGTATGCTTATGTTCCTGAGCTTCCCTCTGACAATGGCTGAGGTCCCTGGTCCATGCAGACACTCCATCACAAGAGAGCACCTGCTGACAGTCAGACATCTGGTAGGTGTTGAAACATTTAAGACAGAAAGCTGTCTGGTTTAGGAAAAGATGCATCGGTCATGGGATGAAGTCTTCCTTTTGTTGCCTGTGCAGATGGATAACCAGTTAAGAAGCGGGTGCTCCATCACCTACACGTTCACAGAGCGGAGGAGTTTGGTAAGGTAACATTTCTTTTATGGGGTTGTTTCCTCCTAAAGCTTTTGATTAAAACTTTCCATTAACTGTACCACGTCTAGTTTATGACCCCATACTCTGACTTCCCGCAGAGCAAAtgttgctttgttaaagctGCTTTACCATGGATCCTCGAGCTCCTTACCACCCACTTCAAATATAGCAGAGGTTCAGTCAATGACGGCTATGTTCAGTCCCTGAGAGCGCTCATCCTGAACATCTACTCTCAGAAATGTGTCCCTCAAATAAATGAGGAGGTGGAGGTGAGTCTGGGCTTCTAATCTGTGATTCTAAAGTTGGTTTTCTCAGGTACAAGGGGTCTTAAAAGTCTATAATGTGAAACAAAGAGAAGAAATATGTGATGAAAGGAACTGCCAAGGATGAAAAGATAAATCTGCAAAACAAGTATGGTATTCTCTCGGAATCTGCTGCAGGATAAGCCAGAGAGTTTTGAGATGCTGTACAGAGGGTCTCCGTCAGAGGCGCTGCAGAAGGCTTCAGAGGTGCTGTCAGCTTACTGGGAACTAGTGACGACCAGTGATGCACCAGTCGATTGGCGCTGCCAGCATGAATACACAGAAAGCTTTGGCTCAAcgacagagctgtttacagagTCACCCACAGATAATTTTACCGGTGGGAATTTTATCTTCCGGAAACAGTTCTGATGAATTAAACAGATGTCTTGGCCCACTGAGATTACATATCACGTGTCCTTTTCTACAGAAAGTTACGGTAGCAGCTCAGAAAAAGCCACACACAGACGATCAGAGAAAGACCTGTACAAGCTTGGCTTCATCATCGCCTCCATCTGCGGAGGACTGCTGTTCATCCTCACTCTCTACTGTCTCATCACACAAAAGGTACCAGCACTTCTGTGTTGTTAATTCTCAATTCACATGTGCCCTTATAAAGTCTAGCCATGCATTCCAATCATATTGCAATAAAGACTGAGGCCTTGGCCGCTTGGCTGTGCTCTCTAGAGAACACCCTCTCTCTGAGGGACCAGCCCTCCCTTGCTGGTAAATACTGAGCATAACAAAAGAAGGTGGAGGCTTGTGAGAGTAAAAGTGCTGTTTTGCAACAGCAAATGCACAAATGTCAAAGAATATTCAAGCTCTTTCTTCTATTTGGGATTATTGGCACTGTTTGCCATTACTTCAGATGGGAAGAAGTATGTTTCACTTGGCAAGAGTTCATAACCCTGGGTATATGTTTTCTCTTATGTTAAAACCTTGAAATTTGAGATTTAAATGTCTTTTGCAACATGAATACAGCTGCATGTTTAATGCTGGTTtgccataaaaacacaaaaaaacacagggTTTATGTAGAAACTGTGGAACCTCGAAAAGCCAAACTTTGACATAACACCATCTGAAGTTTATTCCTGTTaagtaaaatgcattttctaggaagctaaaattcaaaaacgAGTAAATTGGATCTTGGCATTGGTTTAGCTGATTTCAGTCTTAATATAGATGGAGAAAGCTAACTGAACTTTAAATCCTTGGCACTTTTTGCAAAGGACTCAGATACGGACAGACGTGAGTATTGGAAGAGTCCAAATGTCTGAGACAGAGGTGGAAGAAGGTGCTCACTGCTTGTGTTTAGAGCTTACTTTGTCAAATTCAATTAGCTACTTCTAATCTTTTCTCTGCAGAAGGCCTATAAAGATGGCTGCACAGTCACAGcaaattatctttattttagtGCCAAATAATTGCACAAGCCCTGCTTGCTCTAATGTGCATGTGACGCATGATTTTTTGGTGTTGATTAACTGCCTCAAAGAACATGCAAACCGCTCAGGCAACACTGCAGTATCACTGAGTGACACATTGTGCTTAGTTCTTCAACAAGCGTGCTGAATGGCAGGATGATTTGGATCACACAGGAGGCAGAGGATGGATTTATGTTTGCACACCAGAAGAGGAGAAAGTTTACGTCAGTGCTTTTCTGCATATTATCACATTAAAGTGTCACACAAGTGGCTTGCTAATGGTAAACAAATGGATGTATTACGAGCAGCTGCATAGGGTTAACAGGCTTGTGGTTAGCGAGGATTTTGTTAATCAGAAGCTGTTTTTCTCAAGTAAAAGTTTCAGACTTCACACATCCTAGCAGAATCACAGCAACACCTACTAACAATCTGTTGACACTATTACAACAAACTGCAGCTGGTAAAGAAGAAAGTAAGGAAAAATTTGAAGCGTGTATTTTACTGTTTCTCTTAGTTTTGGTTATCTATGAAATAAAGACCCCTGTCAGCCTCTCAAGTAACAGCTAACCTTATCCCACTGTCATCTATAACAGATGTTAACAAGCTAATTCAGTCCGACATCTGACTGCAAATATTTAGCAACCACAAATATCATAAagccttaaattaaaaaaaagatgcaacatttcaaaaacagagGGGTCAAAAATGAGGATTGTGTGTTACAAGCATGAAAGTATGTATGACTGCATATCAGTTAGATAATGTTTATAAAGTATAAATGTTTATGACCATTCAATTATAAGCATTTATTCCCACTTCTACTTATAAAAACATGACTTGTTAATCATGTTATCTCCTTCTCAACATTaaatttatgcatttttcaatCACATGGCCATCTGAATATCAAACATAATTTATCCCTTCATCTATAAATCAGTGACTTTTTAATTGTAAGTTGTCATCTCCTTACCGtgcaaagccgatggattggccagattccttGCCTGTCATCGGAGATACATCTTGCAAATCTTCAGTCCTAAACAATATTGAGAACAGACCAGactgtcatttgaggagaatgaggctgtAGCTACAGGTGTGTTGCACTACAAGTCAGTAAAAATGGCAACTGGAGTAGTGATACACTCGCCTGTCGCCACAGTATACTGGCATTTTATATCAGAACTGGCCATTTCTCTACTAAAAGAAGAGCAAGGAACCcctctgaaagcttttcacGCAGAACATACAGTGCATTTACCAACATTTAATTTCCATTGATGAATTTCATatcaagagggagaaaagctgttaaaagtgtcctTCCTGGTCTTAGCTGAGAGCCACTTGTATTACTATGCATGATGggcacttttaactgcttttcttcttcagtatgtgaaattcatctatAGAACTAAAACATCAGTCCACTGTGTAGTGAAAAATCCTATGGGGTACTGTTTTAATGAAGTGTGCACTcgattcaaaacaagaagtatgCTGGGAAGATGAGCGCACTGAGAAGCGCTGGTCTCCACTCTTTGGGGGGACATGATTTGAACTTGCAACTGATGACTAAGAATAGCTGCTATCCATCTGGGACACCACATacctcagaaaggaagtgccgtATTTTGCTGGTACAACGTGTATCCGGttttacatttgtttgttttttaacttaattcataaacaaagtctggcattATACTcatgaaataacaacactgCTATTATTAAAGACAAAGCAATGTTtcataaacaaaacagagaaaaaggtcagaggccCTTTTTAATAGTATTTACACAAATGGTGGCTCGTCTGAGACGTCACAACGGAAATGTGGGCTTAGCTTTCCACTCGTTTTTTCCTTTATCAAAAGTTTGTGGTCCGTTGTCGACTGGTTTGCACGTACTTTTTCACTTTGGATGACATTTAGACTGGATTTggataatgtttaaaaagctgaatCCATTTTTCTGTCTGCATATGTGAtgatataaaaatacataaatgaacAGGTTCATCCTCTTGCACAACAAGCACCCAAGGCCATTTGCAGTGTTTGCATCAGTGGACTTTCAGTACATTGAAAAAATGACATTAGGCCTATTttgtttccatgaaaatgactgtgtttacatgaactTGAGTATCCCggtttgttttgggttttttgagtatcccggtttctgtttgtgcatgtaaaCGTCTTCAGAAACTTGGAAATTACAGTATCCTGTTTTTGAGAAACCCGGTTTTGCTACCTTGAAAACTCCAAAAGAAAACCTACTACTACCTGCGCAGGCACACTTTTGATTTAACTTCAGATACTTTGAAATACTGCAGCTGTGTGGGGAAGGAACACCTTGTCTGCTCTACCCAGAGAAAGTGACAGTTCGGCGGCTGTGTCTGCCACAGATCAGTTTGTGTACTGACAGCAGTTTGTGTTGAAACCCGCTTATGTTTAGATAAAACATGAACTGAGCAGGTTAATTTTTCAGCCATGAATGAAATGAGAGCTTAGATTACTGTGGAAAGAATGACAGCTCATGCCATGCAGTGGCTTGCACAGACTATTTCAAGGGCAggggtgaaaaaaaatgagcaCATACAGCGCATTCttgccactgaagagggcactacgTTTCGcatgttttcgagggcactttagcacgtgttttggctcccaagagggcactttagcatgcattttggctcccaagagggcactttagcatgcattttggctcccaagagggcactttagc
This window of the Cheilinus undulatus linkage group 11, ASM1832078v1, whole genome shotgun sequence genome carries:
- the csf1b gene encoding macrophage colony-stimulating factor 1b isoform X2, which translates into the protein MTILVSTLIQSKAKLQVKCLCMLMFLSFPLTMAEVPGPCRHSITREHLLTVRHLMDNQLRSGCSITYTFTERRSLSKCCFVKAALPWILELLTTHFKYSRGSVNDGYVQSLRALILNIYSQKCVPQINEEVEDKPESFEMLYRGSPSEALQKASEVLSAYWELVTTSDAPVDWRCQHEYTESFGSTTELFTESPTDNFTESYGSSSEKATHRRSEKDLYKLGFIIASICGGLLFILTLYCLITQKKAHNLHRSISYTNSRDLQDLEMELQ
- the csf1b gene encoding macrophage colony-stimulating factor 1b isoform X1: MTILVSTLIQSKAKLQVKCLCMLMFLSFPLTMAEVPGPCRHSITREHLLTVRHLMDNQLRSGCSITYTFTERRSLSKCCFVKAALPWILELLTTHFKYSRGSVNDGYVQSLRALILNIYSQKCVPQINEEVEDKPESFEMLYRGSPSEALQKASEVLSAYWELVTTSDAPVDWRCQHEYTESFGSTTELFTESPTDNFTESYGSSSEKATHRRSEKDLYKLGFIIASICGGLLFILTLYCLITQKKAHNLHRSISYTNSSRDLQDLEMELQ